TCTGATAAGGATCAGGGAATGTAAGATCTAAGCTTAACTCCTGTCCCTTCACAGCGCCAATAAGCCCGTCCTCAAATCCGTCAATAAAGGAACCTGAGCCCAGTTCCAGATCATAGCCTTCTGCCGTTCCGCCCTGGAAAGGCTCTCCCTGGTCCATGCCTACGTAGTCAATATTTACTACATCACCCTCTTTTGCCGGTCTGTCTACTTCCACATACTCAGGATTTGCAGCCAACCTTCCGTCTATTGTCACCTGCAGCTCCTCATCTGTCACCTCTGTATTCTGAGGCGTAACCTTTAACCCCTTATATTCTCCCAGGGTTACTTCCCCCTCTAATATATCCTGTTCTGTCTCCGCCACTGTAGCTGTAGTCTCAGGCTCCTCTGTCTTTTTCTTGCCGCAGCCAGATATGAGCATCACCGCAGCCAGACTGCACACAGCTGCTTTCACAAATTTTTTCATAAAATCTCCTTCCACTTTTTCGCAGACCAACTGCAAAAATCCTCTGATTTTTCTGTTTTAGTAGTTATACCATATAAATATAACAAAAAAAAGTCTTTACAAATAAATTCTCTAAAAACCTTTTTTCATTATTCTGCTTCATAAAATGCCTGAAATGCCAAAAATGTATGGTATATATCCAGCTTAGAGGCCAGTTCAAAAGGAGAATGCATAGATAAAATAGGCACTCCCAAGTCTACTACTTCAATATTTAATCCGGCAATATATTTGGCTACTGTTCCGCCGCCGCCTGCATCTACGGCTCCCAGCTCTCCGATTTGCCAGCATACCCCATTTTTATCCATAATACCAATGATTTTTGCCATCAGCTCTGCGCTGGCATCATTAGAGGCAGACTTTCCCCTGGCCCCTGTGTATTTGGTCAGCACGCAGCCCTTATTTAAATAACAGGAATTATTTCCCTCATATACTCCTGAAAAGGTAGGGTCAAAGGCAGCGTTTACATCAGAGGAGAGACAGATAGAATTCGCCACCACCTGTTTTACATCACACCCTTCCGTCTGGGCTAAATACTCAATAAAATGGCCTAAATAATCAGAGTTCAAGCCTGTATTGCCGTCTGAACCAATTTCCTCTTTATCTGTTAAAACTGTTACTGTGGTGTAAACAGGATTCTTCACCTGAATTTCCGCCTGCAGGGCTGTATAAGCGCACACTCTGTCGTCCTGACCATAGGCGCCGATCATGCTTCTGTCAAAACCAACATCCTTAGCTTTAAATGCAGGCACCATTTCAATTTCAGCTCTGAGGAAATCTTTTTCTGTAATCCCGTACATTTGATTCAGAATATCCAGCACCTTCAGCTTAACTGCATCTTTTACATCATCATCTAAATAAGGATAGGAGCCGATTACAATATTTAATTCTTCTCCTTTCAATCCATCCCTAAGCTTTCTCTCATTCTGCTCTGCTGAAAGGTGGGGAAGCAGATCTGTAACGCAGAATACTGGATCATCTTCTTTCTCTCCTATGGAAATCACCGCCTTATCCCCGTTTTCCATATAAATTACTCCGTGAAAAGCAAGGGGAATGGTGCCCCACTGGTACTTTCTGATTCCGCCGTAATAATGAGTTTTAAAATAAGCAATTTCATTTTTCTCATAAAGAGGAAAGGGCTTTAAGTCAAGACGGGGAGAATCTATATGCGCCACGTTAATTCTCAGTCCGTCCCCTGTTTTCTTCTGCCCAAATGTAGCTGCAATTAAAGCCTTTCCACGATTTACATAATATACTTTATCCCCAGGCGCATACTTCTTGCCTGCCTCATAAGGCACATATCCTGCCTCCTGAAGCATTCTTACAGAAATCTCTGCGCATTCTCTCTCTGTTTTTCCATTATCTAAGAATGTTTTGTACTCCCTGCAGAAGTTTTCCGCCTCTTCTCTATGCTCCGGATACTTTTTCCCAATATTAGG
The window above is part of the Lachnoclostridium edouardi genome. Proteins encoded here:
- a CDS encoding aminopeptidase codes for the protein MEQTSGKDRMKELTWSFPNIGKKYPEHREEAENFCREYKTFLDNGKTERECAEISVRMLQEAGYVPYEAGKKYAPGDKVYYVNRGKALIAATFGQKKTGDGLRINVAHIDSPRLDLKPFPLYEKNEIAYFKTHYYGGIRKYQWGTIPLAFHGVIYMENGDKAVISIGEKEDDPVFCVTDLLPHLSAEQNERKLRDGLKGEELNIVIGSYPYLDDDVKDAVKLKVLDILNQMYGITEKDFLRAEIEMVPAFKAKDVGFDRSMIGAYGQDDRVCAYTALQAEIQVKNPVYTTVTVLTDKEEIGSDGNTGLNSDYLGHFIEYLAQTEGCDVKQVVANSICLSSDVNAAFDPTFSGVYEGNNSCYLNKGCVLTKYTGARGKSASNDASAELMAKIIGIMDKNGVCWQIGELGAVDAGGGGTVAKYIAGLNIEVVDLGVPILSMHSPFELASKLDIYHTFLAFQAFYEAE